AAACGTTCAGAGGGCGGCTCAATAGAAGCCGGACTCTTCATCTTTAGATCTCTTGAGCGACACCAGCGTGACCTCCAGAAGGAGCCGACCCACGCGGAAGGGGGCTCTTAAAAGCCCTAAGGATTCAGCATCCAATCCGCATGGATTCTGGCAACGTTTGTTACCTCTCAATTGGTCTCTTTGGCCAACAGAGGCAAGGCTGCTCCTGAGTCTCACTGCCATCTGGTGTGTTGCTGGATTATTGGTCTTGGCATCGGCGAGCTGGTGGGTTGCTGCTCGCGAACAGGGAGAAGGGGCTTACTACCTCAAACGCCAACTGGTCTGGATGGTGGCTAGCTGGAGCCTGATGACGTTCGTTGCGTCCACAACACTGAGACGTTGGCTCAAAATCGCCGGCCCTGGTCTCTGGATCGGCTGTCTGATGGTGGCTGCCACCTTGGTGATGGGCACCACGGTGAATGGAGCAAGTCGGTGGCTGGTGATTGGTCCTATCCAGATCCAACCATCAGAGTTGATTAAACCGTTTGTGGTTCTTCAGGCTGCCAATCTCTTCGCCCATTGGAAGCGGAACGCACTCGATCAAAAGCTGCTCTGGCTATCAAGCTTCGCCATCCTCGTTCTGCTGATCCTCAAACAGCCGAATCTCAGTACAGCATCACTGATCGGTCTGTTGATCTGGTTAATGGCATTCTCTGCAGGGCTTCCCTTGCTTCAACTGTTTGGGACCGCACTAGCTGGAGGCATGCTCGGAATCAGCAGCATCCTGATTAATGAATACCAACGCATCAGGGTGATCTCGTTTCTGAATCCTTGGAATGATCCCCAGGGTGATGGATATCAACTCATTCAAAGCCTGCTCGCGATTGGATCAGGTGGGATTTTTGGCCAGGGATTCGGCCTATCAACCCAGAAACTGCAATATCTGCCCATCCAAAGCACAGATTTCATCTTCGCTGTCTATGCCGAAGAGTTCGGTTTCGTGGGGTCTGTGATGTTGCTGGTGTTTTTGATGCTGATGGGCTTCTTGGGGCTTCGTGTTGCTTTGCGCTGCCGAAGCAACCAGGCAAGGCTTACCGCCATTGGCTGTTCAACCCTTCTCGTAGGACAGTCACTGATGAATATTGCCGTGGCCTCCGGAGCCATGCCCACAACAGGCCTCCCCCTTCCTCTGGTCAGCTACGGAGGAAATTCATTGCTCTCCAGCATGGTGATTATTGGCTTATTAATCCGATGCTCACTCGAATCCACTGGCTTAATCGGTGGTCGCAGCCTCCGCGAGCAACAGCGCGGTGGATAAGGTGAACTTGAATTGATCCCGGTCGCACCGGTACAACCATTTCCTCATTCGAGCTGGCACTGTCCGACCTTGCCCGCAACAGCGAGCAACTGCTCAACCATGCGCTACAGCAGCCTGGTCCAATCACTGTGGCTCTTGTCTTTGCAGGAGGAGCTTTAACAAGCCTGGGCCCCTGTTCCCTCTCTTTGCTACCTGTCACCCTCGCGTACCTAGCCGGCTTCGAGAACAAGCAAAAACCTTGGCAACGCAGTCTTTCCTTTTGCGCTGGCATCGTGGGAGCCCTTGTTGTGCTTGGAAGCCTGAGTGGATTGCTGGGCCGCATCTACGGTCAAGTTCCTGGTTTGGTACCAACCCTTGTTGCGGTCCTAGCAATGGTGATGGGGCTCAATCTTCTCGGCGTGGTTCGAATCCCCCTTCCCGCAGGGCCAGACCCCATGCGTTGGACAAGCAAGGTGCCCGCCCCGCTAGCCCCTGTTGCGGCCGGATTAGCGTTTGGTCTCGCGGCTTCACCCTGCACAACTCCGGTACTGGCTGTGCTACTTGGCTGGATTGCAAGCACGGGACGTCCCCTCCTCGGGGTGCTGATGCTCACAAGCTTCGGGATTGGTCAAGTCCTACCTCTCCTCCTTGCAGGCAACTTGGCAGCCTCACTACCACGGTTGCTGGCGTTACGGCCCATCGGCCGCTGGGTTCCTCCCATCAGTGGGGTGATCCTGTTTGCCACAGGCACGCTCACCTTGTTAGCGAGATTGACCTGATCTGATGCCTGCACTGCGCCGACTCTTTGCCCTGCTCTCGGATCTTCGATTAGCGATCCTGCTCCTTCTGCTGATTGCGGGAGCAAGCGCCCTTGGGACCATTCTTCCCCAGAACGAAGCGCCTGATTTGTATCTCGAGCGATTCAATGCAGACCCATGGCTGGGAATGATCAATGGCGAACAGATGTTGCAACTGCAGTTGGACAGCATCTATTCCAGCGTGTGGTTTTTAAGCCTTTTGGCTTGGCTGGGATTGGCCTTGATCTTGTGCAGCTGGCGTCGTCAATGGCCAGCACTACTCGCCACGATGCGCTGGATTGACTACCGCCAACCCAGACAACTGAGCAAGTTGGCGTTGGCCGAATCAATTCACTGTTCCAACGGTGAGTCGGCCTTAGACACACTGAGTGAGCAACTCCAAAAGCAAGGCTGGCAGGTCCAAAGGCAAGAGGATCGCCTCGCGGCGCGGCGTGGCGTGATTGGCAAGGTTGGCCCCTTATTGGTCCACACCGGCTTGGTGCTGCTGCTAATCGGTGCTGCATGGGGAGCACTTTCTGGAAACCGCTTGGAACGCTTCCTTGCGCCCGGCCGAGCTCTCGACCTGCTTGACCCATCTGGCAACAACCGGCTTTCGCTCACCCTCGAACGCTTCGCGATTGAGCGTGATCCGGCGGGACGCACCGAACAATTCCGATCAACCCTGAGACTTGATCCTCCAGGAGGGCCTTCAGAGCAGCGCATGATCAGCGTGAATCATCCGCTCCGCTATCGAGGGATGACTGTTTATCAAGCGGATTGGTCGCTAGCTGCGATCACCGTGCAGATCGGCAAGAGTCCTGAACTGCAATTACCTCTCCGTAGTTTTCCCGAGCTCGGGGAACAAATTTGGGGTCTGGTGCTTCCCACACGGCCAGACGGATCCGAACCTGTGCTGATGAGCACAAGCAGTGAACAGGGCCCTGTTCAGGTGTTCGATGCAGACGGATCTCTGCTGGGCAACCTGCGACCTGGCGGGGCATCCACTGAAATCAAAGGACTGCCCCTGAGAGTGGCCGACATCATGCCTGCCAGCGGACTGCTCCTTAAGCGTGACCCAGGTGTCCCTCTCGTTTATGCAGGTTTCGCGATCACACTGCTTGGCGGAGGCCTCAGCTTGATCGCAACCCGACAGCTCTGGGCCGTACTCGACCCGCCACCATTTCAGCCATCCAACAGACAGCTGCACATTGGCGGACTTTGCAATCGAAATCTCGCTGGCTTTGCGGCCGAATTGCCAATCCTGATCAGCAGGATTGACGGGTCCCGTGACTGACTCTTACAACCGTATGAACATTGCCACGAGGGTTGAAATCAGCTTCGAGCTGCATCCAAACGGGGGCACAGGCCGCTACTAAATCATCAAGAATTTTGTTCGCCACCTCTTCATGGGAGATCGAAGTGTTGCGAAAGTGATTGATATACAACTTGATCGCTTTCAGCTCGACCACTCGCGGTCCGGGCTGATAAATCAAGCGCAATACCGCGAAGTCCGGATAACCAGAAAAGGGGCAAAGGCAAGTAAATTCAGGCAATTCGATCGACACCTCATAGGGGCGCCCTGGCCTTGGGTTGTCGAAACAGATCAACTCCGCATTTGCAATAGCTCTTTCGCCATACAGCGGAGTTTTGGTGAGCTCAGTGCCGGGATTGTTCATCGAACGAATACGGAAAACTCCAGCGCCCGACCCTAAAGCCAGCCCTCCAAAACTGTTGAGTGGAGCTCAGCGCTGCTTGATTTGGTATCAACACGTACAACCTATAAACAGGAAAGCAGGCCTAATAGGGGGGTGTTGGACTTGCTTGCAATGGATCTCAGTCTGATTACCGAGGGACAGGCTCTCCGTCTACAGCCTGAGAGCGTTCACGGCATGTTGTGGCTTCAAACTCACTTCGAAAAGTCCCATTGGGAGCTACTCGCTGAGGGCCTTGCCACGGTGAGTCAGTCGAATGTCGATGAGTTGATCAAGGATGCCTCAAACGCCGGATTGAACCTTTCTCCTCTCCCGGCCCTGTCATCTCAGCTCAATTCCTGACACACTCAAGAGAACGATCACTCAACAATCCATGAAAAAGGTCGAAGCCGTTATCCGTCCCTTCAAACTTGAGGACGTCAAATTAGCTTTGGTTAATGCCGGCATCGTGGGCATGACCGTGAGCGAAGTGCGCGGATTCGGTCGTCAGAAGGGGCAAGTAGAGCGATATCGCGGTTCTGAATTCACTGTTGAATTTCTGCAGAAGCTGAAAGTTGACGTTGTGATCGACGATGACCGCGTTGAAGCTGTGATTAACGCCATTGCGGAAGCAGCAAAAACGGGAGAAATCGGCGACGGCAAGATTTTTGTTTCTTCTGTCGACACCGTCGTACGGATTCGCACCGGCGATCGTGACAGTTCAGCCCTCTGATCTCAGGGTGTCCTGAATCACCTCTCGAATCTTTTCATCAGAAATCTGATGTGGCTCAAGCTCGCTTAACCACAACAGATATTCGTGGTTGCCGGCGGGACCTGTTATCGGCGATCCCACAACTCCCAGGGCGTTCCAGCCCAGGGAGTGTGCGGAATCGATCACTGAGGCAATCGCATCCCTGTGAGCCAAGCCATCTCGCACCACCCCGCCTTTACCTACCCGATCGCGACCCACTTCAAACTGGGGCTTCACCAACACCAATGCTTCGCTCCCCCGCGGTTCCAGCAAGGCGCGAATAGCTGGAAGGACAAGTGACAAGGAAATAAACGACACATCTGCAACAGCCAGAGTGGGGAGGTCGTCTTCAGGCCCATAGAGCTCAGTTGCGGTCAGTCGGCGCAAATTGGTGCGCTCTTTAAGGACAACGCGTTCATCAATGCGCAAACTCCAGGCCGTCTGGCCATAGCCAACGTCGATGCCATAAACCCGACGAGCTCCGTGTTGCAGCAAGCAATCGGTGAAGCCACCCGTCGAAATCCCTCCGTCAAGACAGGTGCGCCCCTCCACCGAGACAGGGAAAGCCTCCAACGCTGCCAGCAACTTTTCACCACCTCTAGACACAAACCGAGGAGGCTGCTCCACAATCAATTCGAGATCGATCAAAACGGTTTGACCTGGCTTGTCGAGCAGCTGCCCCCGATGATCTCTGACCTTGCCGGCGCGGATGAGCTGTTGCGCTTGCTGACGGGATGCAGCCAACCCCAACGTCAGCATGTGGAGATCTAAACGCTGTTTACGAACCATTTCGACATAAAAGCACCGTGAAACCGAAACAAATACCGGAGTTCCACCCGGAGTTCCGCAGACCTCCCTGAAGATCTTCGCAAGCCGCACGCAAGTCCGTGTCAGCCAACAACGTCTTCAACATCAAAAGCGGACGCCGCCAGTCCCTTCGAGCCAAATTTTGTCGCAAGTCCAGCGAGGCGTCGAACCGCGTACTTGAGCTACTGGCCCCTGGGTCTTTTGTCACGCTCGACAATCACCCCCAAGATCTCCCTCCCTTTCAAGTCATTGAATGTCGTGGGGGCCTCTGCTGGGTGCGTCAGCAAGCCTGGGGACAGAACGTTCAGTGGGAAGTTGAGCATCGCCGCCTCACATCGGCTTAGAGCTAATCGCAATGTCCAAGCCTTCAGCGCCATACATTGGTTGAGTTGTCGCCACGCGCTGGCCCTTGATCGAGAGATACACCCTGCCCGAGATGGGCGAGATCTGGACAGACCGCGCCAAATACCAAAGTTGGCTGGATGTTGAGGTTGCTGCCTGTGAGGCCAACTGCAGGCTTGGTCGTGTCCCACAGGATGCGATGCAAACGATTCGCGAACAGTCGGCGTTTGAACCGGAGCGAATCCTTGAGATCGAGGCCGAGGTCCGTCACGACGTGATCGCTTTCTTAACCAATGTGAATGAGCACGTTGGCGATGCAGGACGGTACATCCACGTCGGCATGACCAGTAGCGACGTTCTTGATACAGGCCTGGCGCTGCAGTTGAAAGCCTCAGTCGTTCTTCTGCGCCAGGAGTTGGCTGCCTTGGACGACGCGATTGCCAAGCTGGCGGCCGCACACAAAGCCACCGTGATGATCGGCCGTTCTCACGCGATCCATGGAGAACCGATCACCTTTGGCTTCAAGTTGGCTGGCTGGTTGGCCGAAACCCGCCGCAATAGTGAGCGTCTGGCTCGCCTAGAGCGTGATGTAGCCGTAGGCCAAGTAAGCGGGGCCATGGGCACCTACGCCAATACGGATCCAGAGGTGGAAAAGCTCACCTGCGAGATTCTCGGCCTCAGTCCCGACACGGCAAGCACTCAAGTGATCTCCCGCGATCGCCATGCCGACTACGTACAAATCCTCGCCCTGGTTGGAGCCTCGCTCGATCGCTTCGCGACCGAGATTCGCAACCTGCAGCGCACTGATGTTCTTGAGGTCGAAGAAAGCTTCGCCAAGGGACAGAAAGGAAGCTCGGCCATGCCCCATAAACGCAACCCGATTCGCAGCGAGCGCATCAGCGGATTAGCGCGCGTGCTGCGTAGCTATGTGGTGGCGGCTCTGGAAAACGTGGCTCTCTGGCACGAACGTGACATCAGCCACAGTTCAACGGAACGGATGATGCTGCCGGACTGCTCTGTGACCCTGCACTTCATGCTGCGAGAGATGACCGCCGTCATCTCTGGCCTTGGGGTTTACCCAGACAACATGATCCGCAACATGAATGTCTACGGAGGGGTGGTCTTCAGCCAGCGGGTACTGCTCGCCCTCGTGGATGGGGGTATGAGCCGGGAGGATGCTTACGAAGTGGTGCAGCGCAACGCCCACAGCGCTTGGAACACCAATGGAGGTGACTTCCGCGCCAACCTTCAAAGCGATCCCGAGGTGAGCAACAAGCTCAATGCTGACCAACTAGCGGAGTGTTTCAGCACCCAGCTACACCAAGCCAACCTAGGTGTCGTCTGGGACCGACTCGGCCTCTGAGTCAATGTTCTGGACTCCCTATGCCGACTGGATTTATGTGGTTGTAAGCGTGAGCGGGATGCTACTCATCATCGTGCTGGTGCTTCGCCCTGAGGCAAAGTCATGACCCAAACAACAAGGACTGAACACGACAGCATGGGGCCTGTAGAGGTGCCGGCCAAAGCCCTCTGGGGGGCACAGACCCAGCGATCCCTGCAGAACTTCGCCATCAGCGATGACCGCATTCCTGTTGATCTGATCCATGCCTTAGCGCAAATCAAACAGGCGGCAGCGATCGTGAACGCTCGCCTGGGGGTGTTGGATCACAACCGACGCGACCTGATCGTGAAGGTGGCGGCCGACATAGCCGAGGGTCGTCACGACGATCAGTTCCCCCTAAGGGTTTGGCAAACCGGTAGCGGCACCCAAACAAACATGAATGTCAATGAGGTGATCAGCAACCTCGTATCGCGAAGCGAAGGGGAGCCATTAGGCAGCCATCAGCCAGTACACCCCAACGATCACGTCAACCGCTCGCAGTCCACCAACGACGCCTTCCCCGCAGCGATCCACATCGCTGCAGCAGCAGGCATCCAACACCGACTGTTGCCGGAAGTCCAACAACTCAGCGAGGCGTTTGCCACCAAGAGTGAGGCCTGGAGAGACATCGTGAAGATTGGCCGGACCCACCTACAGGATGCTGTGCCGCTGACCCTTGGCCAAGAAGCTTCTGCTTGGCGCGATCAACTCAGCAGTGCCAGGGACCGAATCGAAACATCGCTGCAGGAGCTGTACCCGCTCCCGCTAGGCGGCACCGCGGTTGGAACGGGCCTCAATGCCCCGGAAGGCTTCGCCGCTCAGGCAGCGACTGAACTGGCACGCCTAAGCGGGTTGCCCTTGACCTCGGCTCCGAACAAGTTTGCTGTGATGGCAAGCCATGACGGCCTGGTGAATGCCATGGGCCAGCTGCGACTCCTCGCGGTGAGCTTGCTAAAGATCGCCAACGACCTCCGTCTCCTTGCCTGCGGCCCACGCGCTGGGCTAGCGGAATTGCATTTACCTGAAAACGAACCAGGCAGTTCGATCATGCCTGGCAAGGTGAACCCCACTCAGTGCGAAGCGATGGCGATGGTTTGCACCCAGGTGATCGGTCTGGATGCAGCCGTTGCAATGGCCGGGGCTGGCGGCCACCTACAGATGAATGTCTACAAACCATTGATCGGCTTCAACCTGCTGCAAACGATCAAGCTGCTCACCGACGCCTGCCATTGCTTCAGGGTGTCCATGGTGGAAGGCATCGAAGCCAACCGCAGTCGCATCCAACGTGACGTGGAACAATCCCTGATGCTCGTCACTCCGCTGGCACCTGTGATCGGTTACGACAAGGCCAGTGCGATTGCAAAGTATGCCCACGAGCAGGGATCAAGCTTGCGCGATGCGGCCCTCGAGCTGGGCTATGTCAATGCGACGGAGTTCGATCGAATCATTGATCCCGCGGCGATGACAAACCCTTAACCCGTTCAGGCAGCCCGCTCAGTCGCTGCATTGAGCCCGCTGGATTCGACAGCCGCGGCCTTGAGCACCTGATCCGCCTCCGCCACAGGGAAACGATTAATCGCGGTTAAGGCCGCACGGGCGTTCTTGCGAAGCTGCTCACTAATCGCCTCGCAATATGGGACCTGGGCCAGTAGGTCCACCGTGCGCCGCATGATCCGCACCACATCTCCTTCATCCAAGGAGGTGTTAGCGATCAGGTCATTCCAGGTCGTCCCCTTGGCCCAAGCCTCCACCAATCCCATCAATTCAGGCTCCCACCAGGCTGGGACCACCACCTTGAAGCGCTCCTGAGCTCGCAGAAGCTCCCGACGGATGCCTGACAAATCATGCAAGGCCTCTTCGGCAAGGGGAGGCGCCGGAAATGCACTCCAAAGATCTGGACGATTCACCTCCGTGCTGATGGCCTCAAATACGGCAGCCAGTTCTGCTGGAGGCAACTCATCGAGATGGCCGCTCATCAGTGCCAAACCAAGCCAGAGCTCGTTGTCGCCACGAAGAGCGGCAACCGTGCGACCGATCTCCGTTGGTTCCAAGTCATCGAGGCAGCCAAAGTGCCTCAAGATCTCAATCAGAGCCAAAAATGTCTCCCAGTGCCGGTTGGAACGGTGATGGAGTAATTGCTGGCGCTCACCGATTTCATGTTCAAGATCTTCCATGCGTCGCCGGTGCTTCTTGAGTTGCTTGCGATCGCCCCAGCGGTGAGCCGGATGCCCCTCCAGCTGATCTTCCAACTCCCGGACCAGGCGAACTTGAGACAACACCTCTCCCGCCAAGTCGTACTGAGCTGTGGTCATGTCATGACGACGTGCCATGTGCGCCACCGCCAAAGCCAAACCACCGCTGTCTTGATCGCCATGACGGAGCTCACCGGAACGGCTGAGATCAGGAGGCGCCACGCCATCAACCTGCAAACAACTCAATTCCGCATGCAAGCTCACGACGGCCTGACAGGGCAATAACAACCAAACGTTGTCCTGGGTTAAGCAAAGCAGAAGCGGAAACTGCCCGGGGCCATCGCATTTGTCAACGATCACAGCCGGGGTGACCCCACCACGAAGACGAGGTGACTTGAGGCTCACCAACGTTCCCAAGCTCGAAAACTGAAGAGCGGTGGTGAGTTCATGGGCCAGGGTTTCTTCAGCCTGCTGCTGAAGAATCCTGAGCAGACGTCTCTCTTCGCGAAGACGGCCGCGCTGTTTTTCATAGTCCTCAAAGTCTTCCCACGGAACGTCACCAGCCGTGCCTTGAAGTTGAGCCAGCTGCATCCGCAACTCAGCCAGATGTTCTTCTTCCTCGACCAAATCCAAACTGGCGAGGTAGCGGCCAAAGCTGCGCTCTACCAGCTCTCTTGCTTTGGCTAAGTCATGACGCTGCAACAGGTTGAGCACCATGCCGTAGCTGGGGGTGAATTGACTCACCAATGGATCAGAGGGGCTCGTGGCCAACTGGGCCGCCTCACGCACCCCCTCAAATCGACTCTGAACGGTCACCACATAACCCTGCGTGTCTAAGCCGCGACGACCCGCGCGACCAGCCATTTGCAGAAATTCACTGGCCATCAGGGGGCGATGCCCCCGTTCGGTGCGCTTCGAGAGCGAGGCGATCACAGTGCTGCGCGCCGGCATATTGATGCCGGCCGCCAATGTTTCGGTGGCAAACACCACCTTCACCAACCCCTGCTGAAATAACGCCTCGATGAGCTCTTTCCAAGCCGGAAGCACTCCGGCGTGATGGGATGCAATCCCGCGCAGCAACGCATCCGCATGAAGGCCGTCGCGCACAGCCTCAGGATTTGCGGCGGTGTAAGCCTCAAGCCGCTCACGGATGATGGCCTGCTCGGCCTCCGTCACCAAACACTGCACCCCAAGGTCGCGAACGGCCTTGTCACAACCACGGCGACTGAAGATGAAATAGATGGCGGGGAGCATCTCCCGTGCCGCCATTTGCGCGACCACAAAACTGATCGGTGGTGCTTCCGGCTGCGGCGGCCTTGGCGAACGGCCTTTGCGCTTGTGCCCTTTTGGAGCACGCCAAACCTTGCAATTCGGATGAATTCCAGTTCCCTGTTCATTTAAAAGTTGATGGAGACCTTTAGCGCTACAAAAACTGAACTGCAGCGGCACCGGACGAAAATCACTCAGCACCAGACGCGTCGGACCGTGCACCTTCTCGATCCAATCGGTTAGTTGCCCCGCATTGGCGACGGTGGCGGACAACGCCACCAGTTGAACGGAAGGGGGACAGTGAATGATCGATTCTTCCCAGACGGTGCCCCGCTGAGAATCATTCATGTAGTGGCACTCGTCGAGCACGACCGACTCCACATCCGCTAGCGGATCGTCATCACCATCCGCTTCGGCATACAGCATGTTACGAAAGATCTCGGTGGTCATCACCACCACTCGAGCCTCGCGGTTAACGCTCAGGTCACCCGTCATCAAGCCAACATTGTCCGCTCCAAACTGTTCGCGAAAATCGCGCAACTTTTGATTGGATAAGGCTTTGAGAGGTGTTGTGTAAAAAACTTTTTGGCCATGGGCAATCGCCCGATGAATCGCGTACTCGCCTACCAGAGTCTTGCCAGATCCCGTGGGCGCACTCACCACAACGGAATGCCCTTGATTCAAGGCATCAATCGATTCCAACTGGAATCCATCCAAAGGGAATGGAAATAGCTGGGAAACATCCGGTGACACCATCGCTGGATCCTAGGGATTGCGCGAGCAGGGAGCAGCAAACTGACCAACATGAGCAGCCCGTCTCAAGCACGCCGACGTCAGCTCCGAACCTGGAGGCCCAATCCAGATGGATCAGGGCTTCTTCCGGTCAACGCGATCGATCAAGGAGATGAAACGCCATGTTGTCTGGTGGATTTAGCCAGCAACGACTATCTCAATCTGGCTCGGCACCCTGAGCTCATCTCGGCTGCGACCGAGGAGATCAACCGAAGCGGAGTGGGCGCCGGTGGGTCCCGGCTGGTGAGCGGCAGCCGCCCGGTGCATGACCAACTCGAACAACGACTAGCGCACTGGTTAAATCGAGATCGCGTTCTGCTCTACCCGAGCGGCTTTCAAGCCAATCTTGCCGCCGTTCTTGCGCTCGCGGACCGCCATACGCCAGTGCTAGCGGACAGGCTCTGCCATCACTCCCTACTCACAGGAGTGCAAGCCAGTGGGGCGCGACTGCAGCGCTTTGCCCACAACGACCTCATCGATCTGAACCGCAAGCTGGAGCGGTGCCGGGATCGACACCCAGGGCACAAACCGCTGGTGATCACAGAAAGTCTCTTCAGCATGGAGGGAACCAGTCCCAACCTGAGTGCCATGGCAGAGCTCTGCTCGAGCCACGCTGCCCGACTCCTAGTCGATGAAGCCCATGCCCTGGGCGTCTTGGGAGATGGAGGACGTGGCCTCAGCCATGCCCTGCCAAACAAGGCAGTGACCCTGCTCAGTGGCACCTTTGGGAAGGCCTTTGGGAGCGGTGGAGCGTTTCTGGCCTGTGATGCAGACCTCGGCGAAACCCTGCTCCAAACCAGTGGCGCTTTTCGTTACACCACGGCGTTAGCACCACCCCTTGCCGCAGCAGCGCTCGCAGCGTTAAGGCTGATACAACACCATCCCCATTGGTCGGAAGAGCTCATAGCAACGAGCCAACAGTGGCGCTCCGCGCTCGCTGCTGCGGGATGGACGCGTCCAGGCGGGACAGGTCCGATTCTCCCCCTGGTCATCGGTTCAGACCAAGCAGCTCTCGATCGCCAACAGATCCTCGAAGCCGCCGGGCTTTTGAGCATTGCGATCCGCCCCCCCACCGTTCCTGAAGGCACGTCCCGACTCCGTCTGGTGGTGCGTCGGAGCCTGCCCGATGGGACATTGGACGCACTGCTGCACGCCCTCTCTCTGGGCTCGTAGATCCCGATGAAACAGGTGATTGCCATGCACGGCTGGGGCGAAGACAGCCATTCATGGGTGCCCTGGATCCGGCATTTCA
The window above is part of the Synechococcus sp. WH 8020 genome. Proteins encoded here:
- a CDS encoding FtsW/RodA/SpoVE family cell cycle protein; this translates as MSDTSVTSRRSRPTRKGALKSPKDSASNPHGFWQRLLPLNWSLWPTEARLLLSLTAIWCVAGLLVLASASWWVAAREQGEGAYYLKRQLVWMVASWSLMTFVASTTLRRWLKIAGPGLWIGCLMVAATLVMGTTVNGASRWLVIGPIQIQPSELIKPFVVLQAANLFAHWKRNALDQKLLWLSSFAILVLLILKQPNLSTASLIGLLIWLMAFSAGLPLLQLFGTALAGGMLGISSILINEYQRIRVISFLNPWNDPQGDGYQLIQSLLAIGSGGIFGQGFGLSTQKLQYLPIQSTDFIFAVYAEEFGFVGSVMLLVFLMLMGFLGLRVALRCRSNQARLTAIGCSTLLVGQSLMNIAVASGAMPTTGLPLPLVSYGGNSLLSSMVIIGLLIRCSLESTGLIGGRSLREQQRGG
- a CDS encoding cytochrome c biogenesis CcdA family protein yields the protein MLNHALQQPGPITVALVFAGGALTSLGPCSLSLLPVTLAYLAGFENKQKPWQRSLSFCAGIVGALVVLGSLSGLLGRIYGQVPGLVPTLVAVLAMVMGLNLLGVVRIPLPAGPDPMRWTSKVPAPLAPVAAGLAFGLAASPCTTPVLAVLLGWIASTGRPLLGVLMLTSFGIGQVLPLLLAGNLAASLPRLLALRPIGRWVPPISGVILFATGTLTLLARLT
- a CDS encoding cytochrome c biogenesis protein ResB; the protein is MPALRRLFALLSDLRLAILLLLLIAGASALGTILPQNEAPDLYLERFNADPWLGMINGEQMLQLQLDSIYSSVWFLSLLAWLGLALILCSWRRQWPALLATMRWIDYRQPRQLSKLALAESIHCSNGESALDTLSEQLQKQGWQVQRQEDRLAARRGVIGKVGPLLVHTGLVLLLIGAAWGALSGNRLERFLAPGRALDLLDPSGNNRLSLTLERFAIERDPAGRTEQFRSTLRLDPPGGPSEQRMISVNHPLRYRGMTVYQADWSLAAITVQIGKSPELQLPLRSFPELGEQIWGLVLPTRPDGSEPVLMSTSSEQGPVQVFDADGSLLGNLRPGGASTEIKGLPLRVADIMPASGLLLKRDPGVPLVYAGFAITLLGGGLSLIATRQLWAVLDPPPFQPSNRQLHIGGLCNRNLAGFAAELPILISRIDGSRD
- the queF gene encoding preQ(1) synthase yields the protein MNNPGTELTKTPLYGERAIANAELICFDNPRPGRPYEVSIELPEFTCLCPFSGYPDFAVLRLIYQPGPRVVELKAIKLYINHFRNTSISHEEVANKILDDLVAACAPVWMQLEADFNPRGNVHTVVRVSHGTRQSC
- a CDS encoding P-II family nitrogen regulator: MKKVEAVIRPFKLEDVKLALVNAGIVGMTVSEVRGFGRQKGQVERYRGSEFTVEFLQKLKVDVVIDDDRVEAVINAIAEAAKTGEIGDGKIFVSSVDTVVRIRTGDRDSSAL
- a CDS encoding TlyA family RNA methyltransferase, translated to MVRKQRLDLHMLTLGLAASRQQAQQLIRAGKVRDHRGQLLDKPGQTVLIDLELIVEQPPRFVSRGGEKLLAALEAFPVSVEGRTCLDGGISTGGFTDCLLQHGARRVYGIDVGYGQTAWSLRIDERVVLKERTNLRRLTATELYGPEDDLPTLAVADVSFISLSLVLPAIRALLEPRGSEALVLVKPQFEVGRDRVGKGGVVRDGLAHRDAIASVIDSAHSLGWNALGVVGSPITGPAGNHEYLLWLSELEPHQISDEKIREVIQDTLRSEG
- the purB gene encoding adenylosuccinate lyase; translation: MIERYTLPEMGEIWTDRAKYQSWLDVEVAACEANCRLGRVPQDAMQTIREQSAFEPERILEIEAEVRHDVIAFLTNVNEHVGDAGRYIHVGMTSSDVLDTGLALQLKASVVLLRQELAALDDAIAKLAAAHKATVMIGRSHAIHGEPITFGFKLAGWLAETRRNSERLARLERDVAVGQVSGAMGTYANTDPEVEKLTCEILGLSPDTASTQVISRDRHADYVQILALVGASLDRFATEIRNLQRTDVLEVEESFAKGQKGSSAMPHKRNPIRSERISGLARVLRSYVVAALENVALWHERDISHSSTERMMLPDCSVTLHFMLREMTAVISGLGVYPDNMIRNMNVYGGVVFSQRVLLALVDGGMSREDAYEVVQRNAHSAWNTNGGDFRANLQSDPEVSNKLNADQLAECFSTQLHQANLGVVWDRLGL
- the fumC gene encoding class II fumarate hydratase; translated protein: MTQTTRTEHDSMGPVEVPAKALWGAQTQRSLQNFAISDDRIPVDLIHALAQIKQAAAIVNARLGVLDHNRRDLIVKVAADIAEGRHDDQFPLRVWQTGSGTQTNMNVNEVISNLVSRSEGEPLGSHQPVHPNDHVNRSQSTNDAFPAAIHIAAAAGIQHRLLPEVQQLSEAFATKSEAWRDIVKIGRTHLQDAVPLTLGQEASAWRDQLSSARDRIETSLQELYPLPLGGTAVGTGLNAPEGFAAQAATELARLSGLPLTSAPNKFAVMASHDGLVNAMGQLRLLAVSLLKIANDLRLLACGPRAGLAELHLPENEPGSSIMPGKVNPTQCEAMAMVCTQVIGLDAAVAMAGAGGHLQMNVYKPLIGFNLLQTIKLLTDACHCFRVSMVEGIEANRSRIQRDVEQSLMLVTPLAPVIGYDKASAIAKYAHEQGSSLRDAALELGYVNATEFDRIIDPAAMTNP